One genomic region from Salvelinus sp. IW2-2015 unplaced genomic scaffold, ASM291031v2 Un_scaffold5584, whole genome shotgun sequence encodes:
- the LOC112078370 gene encoding prostaglandin D2 receptor 2: protein VGVSLNSLVVYALAWRGRGRLTRRGSLGKGETRGASSFRVYVVNLAFADLVLLLRTPLMLAYLAHGCSWPMGKLVCRLVVFLRGLGLYAAAFLLCAVAVERCLCLLRPVWSSLKRPRWAVPLVCGVLWGLAAALAAPYLHTADLLEINGTTQCLESLGYSKGLFVTETVAGFILPLTVFLVSNVAVLWSARQAGGAGPTSPTSSSSSSATARQMARLYRVLFLTMLLFLSCWVPYFTCRFLRALAAGRXDRAGLYRASFTGAYISLFLVYLKSSLNPVLYVFAARGLGRTVRASLPSTIERVFNDDLSDSKSRRTLRRDDSQI, encoded by the coding sequence GTGGGCGTGTCCTTGAACAGCCTAGTGGTGTACGCGTTGGCCTGGCGTGGGCGTGGCCGCCTGACGAGGCGTGGCAGCTTGGGCAAAGGGGAGACGCGCGGCGCCAGCAGCTTCCGTGTCTACGTAGTGAACCTGGCGTTTGCTGACCTGGTTCTCCTCCTCCGCACCCCCCTGATGCTGGCGTACCTGGCCCACGGCTGTAGCTGGCCCATGGGGAAACTGGTCTGCCGCCTGGTGGTATTCCTGAGAGGCCTGGGGCTATACGCTGCGGCCTTCCTGCTGTGTGCCGTGGCTGTGGAGAGATGTCTGTGTCTCCTCAGGCCGGTCTGGTCCAGTCTGAAGCGTCCTCGCTGGGCGGTTCCRCTGGTGTGTGGTGTCCTSTGGGGMTTGGCTGCTGCCCTGGCTGCCCCSTACCTCCACACTGCCGACCTGCTGGAGATCAACGGTACTACCCAGTGTCTGGAGAGCCTAGGGTACAGCAAGGGGCTGTTTGTGACAGAGACGGTCGCTGGGTTCATCCTGCCGTTAACAGTGTTCCTGGTGAGCAACGTAGCCGTGCTGTGGAGCGCCAGGCAGGCAGGGGGCGCCGGACCGACCTCTccaacctcctcttcttcctcttcggCGACTGCGAGACAGATGGCCAGGCTGTACCGGGTCCTCTTCCTCACcatgctcctcttcctctcctgctggGTGCCCTACTTTACCTGCCGCTTCCTGCGGGCGCTGGCTGCAGGGCGGSCRGACCGGGCGGGGCTGTACCGGGCGTCGTTCACGGGGGCATATATCTCTCTGTTCCTGGTGTACCTGAAGAGCTCCCTGAACCCRGTCCTCTACGTGTTCGCTGCGCGAGGCCTGGGGCGCACCGTCCGCGCCTCGCTCCCCTCCACCATCGAGAGAGTCTTCAATGATGACTTGTCTGACTCCAAGAGTAGACGGACCCTAAGGAGGGACGATTCACAGATCTAG